The Geothrix sp. genome window below encodes:
- a CDS encoding M4 family metallopeptidase codes for MAASLLAPVFLPALLLAAPPDPVHSEALFREARGHLAARAFQMGLGPQAGFTFKNHVADALGEDHVRVHQTHRGVPVFEGEAILHFRNGRVRAVTDDLVRGLGLGVEPALGRSEALASAHAALAPRGSYAHEPTVELVIAGIDTGGQGRAATRQILAYHVHTELENGAQETKHTDFLVDAHTGAVLESWDTLRTAGTTGTGQSQWYGQVSLSTNSTGSGYELRDTTRGQGGTFGNNVTTNLLNKTTGNGAIFTDGDDAWGDGLQYDGVAGTGANAQTAGVDGHRGMQATWDFYLNAFGRNGIDDAGKATYSRMHYSSQYDNAFWSDSCFCMTYGDGQVGGSVGEADLDTAGHEMSHGVCAATANLVYRKESGGLNEANSDILGTLVEFYTLNGGTGSVIPTAPGPGPITANYRLFENSWGHAYPNNALRWMYQPSLDGRSPDFYDPRLGRLDVHYSSGVANHFFFLLAHGSQADALSDGIASPMTNGVASITGIGNDRAGHIWYRALTAYMTKRTDYAGARVATLNAAADLFGAGSAEYAAVNQAWLAVNVK; via the coding sequence GTGGCAGCTTCCCTTCTCGCTCCCGTTTTCCTCCCCGCGCTCCTGCTGGCGGCACCGCCGGATCCGGTCCACAGTGAGGCCCTCTTCCGGGAGGCGCGGGGCCACTTGGCCGCGCGGGCATTCCAGATGGGGCTCGGACCCCAGGCCGGGTTCACTTTCAAGAACCATGTGGCCGATGCCCTCGGCGAGGACCATGTGCGGGTCCACCAGACCCACCGGGGCGTTCCCGTGTTCGAGGGGGAGGCCATCCTCCACTTCCGGAACGGCCGGGTGCGCGCGGTCACCGACGACCTGGTGCGCGGGCTTGGCCTCGGCGTGGAGCCGGCCCTGGGGCGATCCGAGGCCCTGGCCTCGGCCCATGCCGCCCTGGCCCCGCGGGGCAGCTACGCGCACGAACCCACGGTGGAGCTCGTGATCGCCGGCATCGACACCGGCGGGCAGGGCCGGGCCGCCACCCGCCAGATCCTGGCCTACCATGTCCATACCGAGCTCGAGAACGGCGCCCAGGAGACGAAGCATACGGACTTCCTGGTGGACGCGCATACGGGCGCGGTCCTCGAGTCCTGGGACACATTGCGGACGGCGGGAACCACCGGCACCGGCCAGTCCCAGTGGTACGGCCAGGTCTCCCTCAGCACCAACAGCACGGGCTCCGGCTACGAGCTGCGGGACACGACCCGGGGGCAGGGCGGCACCTTCGGCAACAATGTGACCACCAACCTGCTGAACAAGACCACGGGGAACGGTGCCATCTTCACCGACGGCGACGATGCCTGGGGGGATGGGCTCCAGTACGACGGCGTGGCCGGCACCGGCGCCAACGCCCAGACCGCCGGTGTGGACGGACACCGCGGCATGCAGGCCACCTGGGACTTCTACCTGAATGCCTTCGGGCGGAACGGCATCGACGATGCGGGCAAGGCCACCTACAGCCGGATGCACTACAGCAGCCAGTACGACAATGCGTTCTGGTCCGACAGCTGCTTCTGCATGACCTACGGGGACGGCCAGGTGGGCGGCTCCGTGGGGGAGGCTGACCTGGACACCGCCGGCCACGAGATGAGCCACGGCGTCTGCGCCGCCACGGCGAACCTGGTCTACCGCAAGGAATCGGGCGGCCTCAACGAGGCCAACTCCGACATCCTCGGCACCCTGGTGGAGTTCTACACCCTGAATGGGGGCACCGGCAGCGTCATCCCCACCGCCCCCGGTCCCGGCCCCATCACGGCGAACTATCGGCTGTTCGAAAACAGCTGGGGTCACGCCTACCCGAACAACGCCCTGCGCTGGATGTACCAGCCCAGCCTCGATGGCCGCAGCCCGGATTTCTATGACCCCAGGCTCGGGCGCCTGGATGTGCACTACAGCTCGGGGGTGGCCAACCACTTCTTCTTCCTGCTGGCCCACGGCAGCCAGGCGGACGCCCTCAGCGATGGGATCGCCTCGCCCATGACCAACGGCGTCGCCAGCATCACGGGCATTGGCAACGACCGCGCCGGCCACATCTGGTACCGCGCCCTCACGGCCTACATGACCAAGCGCACGGACTACGCCGGGGCCCGCGTCGCGACGCTGAATGCCGCCGCGGACCTCTTCGGTGCCGGTTCCGCGGAATACGCGGCCGTGAACCAGGCCTGGCTGGCCGTGAATGTGAAGTAG
- a CDS encoding CusA/CzcA family heavy metal efflux RND transporter — translation MSAPVGYDPEHPTFLQRIIRFSAENRWLVMAASVVLIAMSFWTMRHIPLDALPDLSDTQVIVYSKWDRSPDIVEDQVTYPIVTALLGAPKVKAVRALSDFGFSYVYVIYEDGTDIYWARSRTLEYLSKITSSLPPGVTPVIGPDATSVGWVYQYALVDRSGKHSTDELRSLQDWFLRYAIQSTPGVAEVATVGGQARQFQVQVDPNKMAAYKIPIEAVIGAVKGANSEVGGRLVEYSGREYMVRGRGYVKTTKDLEQAVLKAENGTPVRLGDVATVTLGPEMRRGLADLDGQGDVVGGIVVMRQGENALNVIDRVKAKINDLKQGLPEGVEVVTVYDRSELIDNAIKTVKHKLIEEMIVVSIIILIFLWHIPSAIVPIITIPVSVALAFIPMYGIGQNANLMSLAGIAISIGVLVDGAIVEVENAYKKIEKWIEAGKPGSFYQVRLEALMEVGPSVFFSLLVVAVSFLPIFTLLDQEGRLFKPLAFSKNFAMGIAALLALTLDPAMRMLFARVEPFQFKPKWLAWTFTQFVVGKYYAEEKHPISVFLHRIYEGPCRFVVKHAKATIAVAVLLVLATIPAFVSLGSEFMPPLNEGTLLYMPSTLPGLSQTEAQRILQVQDRLIRTVPEVGSVFGKAGRADTATDPAPFSMMETVIVLKPEDQWREKPRWFSSWAPDFLKAALRPIWRDRITEEEIVADLDRVVRLPAIPNAWTMPIKARQDMLSTGIRTPIGLKINGADLDTIQKVAVEAERILSGVPGTRSAFAERTAQGYFLDFVLKREQLARYGLSVEQANMLVMTAIGGDNQSTVYDGRARYPVNVRYARDYRENPDALNRVLIPTPGGALIPMEEIADLKWANGPAMIRDENGQMNGYVLVDFDTSKIDVGSYVQHAKAAVEKELKLPPGYSLTWSGQYENMIRVKERLKIILPITLVLIFGLLYANTKSAFKASVVMLAVPFSAIGAFWLLWALGYNMSIAVWVGLIALMGLDAETGVFMLLFLDLSHDEAKREGRLKTDGDLIEAIIHGAVKRVRPKAMTVFAAFMGLLPIMWSTGTGADVMKRIAAPMVGGLATSFLLELLVYPAIYYLWKRKEVVEGPPTPLPVPEPA, via the coding sequence ATGAGCGCACCTGTCGGCTACGACCCCGAACACCCGACCTTCCTCCAGCGGATCATCCGCTTCTCGGCGGAGAACCGCTGGCTGGTGATGGCCGCCTCTGTGGTGCTGATTGCCATGTCCTTCTGGACCATGCGCCATATCCCCCTGGATGCCCTGCCGGATCTCAGCGACACCCAGGTGATCGTCTACAGCAAGTGGGACCGGAGCCCCGACATCGTCGAGGACCAGGTGACCTATCCCATCGTCACCGCGCTGCTCGGAGCCCCGAAGGTGAAGGCGGTGCGGGCCCTCTCTGACTTCGGCTTCTCCTATGTCTATGTGATCTACGAGGACGGCACGGACATCTACTGGGCCCGATCCCGGACCTTGGAATACCTCAGCAAGATCACCTCCAGCCTGCCTCCAGGCGTGACGCCGGTCATCGGCCCCGACGCGACCTCCGTGGGCTGGGTCTATCAGTACGCCCTGGTGGACCGCAGCGGGAAGCACAGCACGGATGAATTGAGATCGCTGCAGGACTGGTTCCTCCGGTACGCCATCCAGAGCACGCCCGGCGTCGCCGAAGTCGCCACCGTGGGCGGCCAGGCCCGGCAGTTCCAGGTCCAGGTCGATCCCAACAAGATGGCGGCCTACAAGATCCCCATCGAAGCCGTCATCGGTGCCGTGAAGGGGGCCAACTCGGAAGTTGGCGGGCGCCTCGTGGAGTACAGCGGGCGCGAGTACATGGTCCGGGGCCGGGGCTATGTGAAGACGACCAAGGACCTCGAACAAGCGGTCCTCAAGGCGGAGAACGGCACCCCGGTGCGCCTGGGCGATGTGGCCACGGTGACCCTGGGGCCTGAGATGCGCCGCGGCCTGGCGGACCTGGACGGTCAGGGGGATGTGGTCGGCGGCATCGTGGTGATGCGGCAGGGTGAGAACGCCCTGAATGTGATTGACCGCGTCAAGGCGAAGATCAACGACCTGAAGCAGGGCCTTCCCGAAGGCGTGGAAGTGGTCACGGTCTACGACCGCTCCGAGCTGATCGACAACGCCATCAAGACGGTGAAGCACAAGCTCATCGAGGAAATGATCGTCGTCTCGATCATCATCCTGATCTTCCTGTGGCACATCCCCTCGGCCATCGTCCCCATCATCACAATCCCCGTGAGTGTGGCGCTGGCCTTCATCCCGATGTACGGGATCGGCCAGAACGCCAATCTGATGAGCCTCGCCGGCATCGCCATCTCCATCGGCGTGCTGGTGGACGGGGCCATCGTCGAGGTGGAGAACGCCTACAAGAAGATCGAGAAATGGATCGAGGCGGGCAAACCGGGGAGCTTCTACCAGGTGCGGCTCGAGGCCCTGATGGAGGTCGGCCCCAGCGTCTTCTTCTCCCTGCTGGTGGTGGCGGTGAGCTTCCTGCCCATCTTCACCCTGCTGGATCAGGAGGGCAGGCTCTTCAAACCCCTGGCCTTCTCCAAGAACTTCGCCATGGGCATCGCCGCGCTCCTGGCGCTGACCCTGGACCCGGCCATGCGCATGCTCTTCGCGCGGGTGGAGCCCTTCCAGTTCAAGCCCAAGTGGCTGGCCTGGACCTTCACGCAGTTTGTCGTCGGGAAGTACTATGCCGAGGAGAAGCACCCCATCAGTGTCTTCCTCCACCGGATCTACGAAGGGCCCTGCCGCTTCGTGGTGAAGCACGCCAAGGCGACCATCGCCGTGGCCGTGCTGCTGGTGCTGGCCACCATCCCGGCCTTCGTCTCCCTGGGCAGCGAGTTCATGCCGCCCCTGAACGAAGGCACGCTGCTCTACATGCCCTCCACGCTGCCCGGCCTCAGCCAGACCGAGGCCCAGCGCATCCTCCAGGTGCAGGACCGCCTGATCCGCACCGTGCCCGAGGTGGGCAGTGTCTTCGGCAAGGCGGGCCGTGCGGACACCGCCACCGATCCCGCCCCCTTCTCCATGATGGAGACGGTGATCGTCCTCAAGCCTGAGGATCAGTGGCGCGAGAAACCCCGCTGGTTCAGTTCCTGGGCGCCGGACTTCCTGAAAGCCGCCCTCCGGCCCATCTGGCGGGATCGGATCACCGAGGAGGAGATCGTCGCCGATCTGGACCGCGTGGTGCGGCTCCCGGCCATCCCCAACGCCTGGACCATGCCCATCAAGGCGCGGCAGGACATGCTCAGCACCGGCATCCGCACCCCCATCGGCCTCAAGATCAACGGCGCCGACCTGGACACCATCCAGAAGGTGGCCGTGGAAGCGGAGCGCATCCTATCGGGCGTCCCGGGCACCCGCAGCGCCTTCGCCGAGCGCACGGCCCAGGGCTATTTCCTGGATTTCGTGCTGAAGCGGGAGCAGCTGGCCCGCTACGGCCTCAGCGTGGAGCAGGCCAACATGCTGGTGATGACCGCCATCGGCGGCGACAATCAGAGCACGGTCTACGATGGCCGGGCCCGCTACCCCGTGAATGTGCGCTACGCCAGGGACTACCGGGAGAACCCCGATGCCCTGAACCGGGTGCTCATCCCCACGCCAGGCGGGGCCCTGATTCCCATGGAGGAGATCGCCGACCTGAAGTGGGCCAACGGTCCTGCCATGATCCGCGACGAGAACGGCCAGATGAACGGCTATGTGCTGGTGGACTTCGATACCTCGAAGATCGATGTGGGTTCCTATGTCCAGCACGCCAAGGCGGCCGTGGAGAAGGAGCTCAAGCTGCCCCCGGGCTACAGCCTCACCTGGTCGGGCCAGTACGAAAACATGATCCGCGTGAAGGAACGATTGAAGATCATCCTGCCCATCACCCTGGTGCTGATCTTCGGTCTGCTCTACGCCAACACCAAGAGCGCCTTCAAGGCCTCCGTCGTCATGCTGGCGGTGCCCTTCAGCGCCATCGGCGCCTTCTGGCTGCTCTGGGCCCTGGGCTACAACATGAGCATCGCCGTGTGGGTGGGCCTCATCGCCCTGATGGGGTTGGACGCCGAAACGGGCGTGTTCATGCTGCTGTTCCTGGATCTCAGCCACGACGAGGCCAAACGGGAGGGGCGCCTGAAGACCGATGGTGACCTGATCGAAGCCATCATCCACGGCGCTGTGAAGCGCGTCCGACCCAAGGCCATGACGGTCTTCGCGGCCTTCATGGGCCTGCTGCCCATCATGTGGAGCACGGGCACGGGCGCCGATGTGATGAAGCGCATCGCCGCCCCCATGGTGGGGGGCCTCGCCACCAGTTTTCTGCTGGAGCTGCTGGTCTATCCCGCCATCTACTACCTCTGGAAGCGCAAAGAGGTGGTGGAAGGTCCGCCCACGCCCCTCCCCGTGCCAGAACCGGCCTGA